The genomic region CTCACCTGGAACTTCTCGTTTTTCCTTTTCATAGTTTGattattattcatagtttttCGTAAACACCATTATCCTCTCATTTCCACAGCTTGACTATAGCCTGGTGATGAAATTCAGCAACCTTGGTAAAGTTAACTGAAGTGTCtaagttcaattctcgccatTGATGAGTTccaagaaaaatattataaggACCCTATTGTTTCACTTTGACTTAACCCAAAATCATAAAGTcctaaaattacataaaatgaGAAGGGAAAGAGAAAATCTAAACCATGGCGGGAAACCATAGCTAAAAAAGAAAAGCTCAAAATATGGCGGGAAAACCATATCATCAAGTAAAGGCCTtgaaaattcaatcaattttctCCGACCAAAATTCACCATGGAATCCGATTCCGACTCCGACGGCTCTCACATCTCTGCCACTCCCCCAAGACACACTAGACCTTCGTTACCACCACAGCCGCCATCGACAAATCCAAAGCGACAGCCGGCGCCAAATCGGAAGCCACCGCCACCAAAGCCAAAGCCTAGCATTCTCTCTTCCCGCACATCGAGACTTAGGTACAGACCTTCGTCTAAGTCCAAACCCATTTCCGAACCCGAAACTCCCTCTTCCGAGCCCACCCGACCAGACCCGCCGCCCGATCCATCTCCTCTCCTCCTCCCCAATTTACCCTACCAAATCTGCCGCTGGCCGTCCGATCCATCCCGCGCGATCCCCACCGTCGATTCCAGCGATACCCTTCTCGCCCCACAGGGCAGGCACTTGTTCCAGTCACCGTCGTTCTCCAAAATCCGACGGACCTCCATCGATTTCGATTCTTTCCAAGACGACGAGCCGCCGCTGTCTTCTTCGGCGCCGAAGCCGGATCCAACGGCTGCAATTGGTGGGTCTGATTCTTCTGCCCCCAATCGGGTACCGCCAGATCCAAAACGCGAAGCGGCTGCTGCCAAGTCTGGAGTTTCGGCCATAGCTGTGAAGAAACGTTTCAATTTGATTGGAGGCAATGTGCCTTCGGCGCCTGTGAAGTTTCGAAGCAGTGGGGCAGAAGGGAACTTTGTGAAGCTCAATCTGAATCGGGGGAAGCGCAAATTCGTGAACCGAAGAGGAAATAGCAGCTCGTCGGGTCGTCGAAAATTTTACAGAAAGGGGAAAAGGAAATTGAAAGCAGTAGATGAAAATGATGGGGAGACAATTGGTGAAGAAGATGAGTTGGTTGCAGATGCTATTGCAGAACAACAGATTCGGAAGCAAGACAGTAAAAGACCGAAATTTGATTCCGAATCGTTTGAAGAGGCGGTTTTGATGACTAGAAATGATCCGAGTGAAGATAATTTGGTGAAATTGTTGAGGTTAACTTATGGGTATGAATTGTTCCGAGATGGGCAGTTGGAGGCAATCAAGATGGTGCTCGAGGGGAAGTCGACAATGCTTGTTTTGCCTACGGGTGCTGGCAAATCGTTGTGTTATCAGTTGCCCTCATTAATTTTACCTGGGGTAACTTTGGTTGTCAGTCCATTGATTGCACTGATGATTGACCAGCTTAAGCAGCTGCCTCATATGATTCGTGGCGGTCTTATTTGTAGCAATCAGGTATGTCCCGCGCTCTCAGTCTCGGTCTATGTCTCTCTTTGCTCACATACAAATAGGTGGGTGTAATTTGTCTCCTTTTGTTTATTCAGAGACCTGAAGAAGCTTCCGAGACAATAAGGCTGCTTCAACAAGGGGAGTTAAAGGTTTGTATGTCAATATATTGTTGAGTAAATTTGAGTATGATTTGTCCCCAGTGGATGTAAAATGTCTTTTACATCTAGTGTTTACTCATATAGTGTATGAGTTGTTCTATCTGGATTGTTTGCAGAGAGCTAAAGTTTGGTGGATTGTATTTTAGGTGCTTTTTGTTTCGCCGGAGAGGTTTTTGAATGCGGaatttttgtctatattttCTGCTAACACAGTTGTGTCTCTTGTTGTGGTGGATGAAGCTCACTGTGTTTCAGAGTGGTAAGTGAATAGTGATGGTTGCACCAACTATTGTCTTCTTGTTTTAATGTCTTTTATAGTTTGATTATTAGTCCACAGTGTCCTCATCCTTCCAGCTGAATTTCGTATCTTATGGCATGCAATTCCCCTTAAATACTTAATTTTGAAGGGTTTTCCAGGTCACATAACTTCCGTCCCTCATATATGAGGCTTAGAGCTTGTTTTCTTCATGCCAAGCTCAATGTCAACTGCATTCTTGCCATGACAGCTACGGCCACAGCCACAACTTTGGGTTCTGTCATGTCTGCTTTAGAGATTCCTCCAACTAATCTCATTCAAAAAGCAATACTAAGGGATAATTTACAACTTTCAGTGTCATTGAGTGGAAATAGGCAAGTCTGAATACTTCTTTCTCCCCCTTCATTTTATCAGTTTTCTTACATATGTATCTGAATCTGTTATGAATTAAATAGAATGAAAGATCTGCTGCTGTTGATCAAGTCAACTTCGTTCAAGGATGTTCAGAGCATCATTATCTACTGCAAATTTCAGGTACACATTGAGTCAAATGTCTGATATCCCGTttccttaagatgttttgtAACACTCTGTGTATTTGATAGTTTTAAGGTGGTTCTAGGATAACATTTTCAACAAGCTGAGGCAATATTTAAAACCTTCTTTCTTGTATGAGGAAAGACTCAAACTTCAGATTATTGGAGGGGAAATGGAATACTGTTAAACTACTAGCGGTTGAGGATTGCCAACACTTCTTGCAATTAATTTTGCCTTCTTTCTTGACACTCAATTAGGATGGATGAATATAATCCTACATTCTTGACATTGAGTGGAAAATAATCTTGTTTTCTAACTTTGCAGTTTGAAACTGAAATGATAAGCAGATACTTATGCGATAATAATATCTCTGGAAAGGTTAGTTTTCCATGTTTCTCAGTTGCATGATCCACAAGTTGTATGTAAATATTGATGAGGAACGATAAAAACCTAACAAGTTATGGTAAAATGCTAACCAGAGTTACCACAGTGGTATCCCTGCTAAAGATCGTAGTCGAGTGCAGGAGTTGTTTTTCTCTAACAAGATACGAGTGGTAAGAAAATTACTCCGCTCATTCCTTAGTCCTATATTCTTCTCGTTTAATTTTGTGTTACAGatatgtttctttttctttccttttacaTATGTAGcaaattcaaatatcaaattcttggaTGATTGACTTGTATGTTTTGATGGAAGGTTGTTGCAACTGTGGCCTTTGGCATGGGCCTTGACAAGAGGGATATTGGTGCTGTAAGAGAAATATACTCATAACTTTGTTTTCCTTTCCAGAAAAACTcataattagtgttgttcattGCATTGCATTCACTTGAACTGTAACCTGAGAAAGACAACATTTGGTGTCTGTACTGAATGTCTATTAGGTTAGTGTATGACAAACATAATAAACTTTGGAGTATACAGATGGGGTATCGTGATATTACGCGTGCCTTGTGCTCCTGGCTTCTGAGAAAGTCTAGAAAAAGATGACTTGTATCCACcacaaaaagaaagacaaagtcaggattgatttgcatgcataaacataaATGTTCGCCTGTTTACTTAATGCCAGCATATATTTGCATCGCAATATGCTGTCTGGATTTATTGTACCATTGTTTACCAGTTGTTTCTGGAAGTCCTAAATTGCATCTTTTTCAGGTTATTCATTACACCTTGCCAGAAAGCTTGGAGGAGTATGTTCAGGTGGAAGTTTCTTCAAAACCACTGTATTTTTCTAAAAGCTTCTGTCTTAGATTTGTTAACAAAATGAATGATAAATTATGTAGGAAATTGGACGAGCTGGGCGGGATGGGAGGTTGTCCCATTGCCATCTTTATTATGATGATAGCACATATTTTAAACTTCGCAGTCTTATGTATAGGTAGTTAAATATGGCAGCATCTTCTATTACTTTCCCTTTATCGAAGGCTTTCATAGGTTTAGAAGTGGTTCATGACTTTATGTATTGTGTTCTTACTTCTCAGTGATGGTGTGGATGAATATATGGTAAATAAATTCCTCTGTCAAGTATTCACCAGTGATGAGAACTCGCATGGGAAAGTTTGTTCATTGGTTAAAGAAACTGCATCTCGCAAGTTTGATATGAAAGAAGAGGTCCTTCTCTGCTACTAATTCCGTTCAATATTCTAAATTTTTAAGTGAAGATAGAAGAAATCACTTACAAGGACTTTCAGAAGCTAAGCACTAAAATGTTCTATTCTTGGCATTTGTTTTGGCAGGTGATGCTCACACTTCTAACGCAGTTGGAGTTGGGTGAAGTGCAGTATTTGCATTTACTTCCAGAGTTAAATGTGACTTGCACCTTGAATTTTCATAATGTAGGTAGCATGTTTAGAGGTTTCTACTTTGCCAAGATTAACTTTGAATTATTataatgtcacaaaaactgacCTCTTGATGGTTGAATATTGCGGTACGTAATGCAGACATCCCCAGCTTTACTTGCAGGGAAAGATGCTTTTGTTGCTGCAATTTTGAAAAAGTGAGTATAATCAGTGGTTTTGATTACACAAAGAAGTTGAATACGATTTTACACCAAGAAATATGTGGCAAAACAACTTATGCTTAGTGAAAATTTTCAGGTCTGAGACTAAGCAAGGACAATACGTGTTTGACATACCGACTGTGGCAAATAGCATTGGAGTTACAGCTACTGTCCTATCCAATCATCTTCAAATTTTAAAGGTTCAAGTCCTTCAAAAGAAAATCTTATTTTTGAGAAAACTTAACTATTTGAGTTGGAAACGGAAAAACGAAGGGTGAATTGTATtatggtttttgttttcattttgtatattttcccttttttattgGTAAGATTTGTTCAAACCTCATCCTGCCATTGATTTTCATAATTGGGCCTTTGATAAGCTGCTGTGTTTTACTATCTTCTATAGGTGAAAAGTTTGACTGTGTTGTCATCCCCTGCCCTCTACATAATGATACCATAATGTTCATACACTTAtctttttttcgtttttgtgTTATTTTAGTTGAAAGGAGAAGTAACATACGAACTGAAGGACCAAGCCTACTGCTTTACAATCGTCGAAGCCCCTGCAGATCTTTGTTCTCTATCAGCACATCTCACAAAATGGTTATCAGAGGTTGAAAGTTGCAAGGTAATTGATAATTGTTAACACATTAAACGTTTTTATCAATTCAGTACACGTCCACTGTAAACAGAGGAAGTACAAATACAACGTGTTTCTCTTGTACAAATAATATGTTCTGCTTTTGATTTAGGTGCGGAAGTTGGACGCAATGTTTAATGCGGCAGTTTTTGCCGTTAACTCTTGCGAGAAGACGCAAGGTTGTTGTGATGCCCAACACACACAATGtttgcaaaagaaaattatcGAATACTTCGATGGAGATGACAATTCTGAAGTCCCTAATACGATGGGTAAATCCAGGTCGGTATGATCTTTGGTTGTTGAAACTTAAATCATTTGGCATCAAGATTTCCTATTCTACGTGCTGATATCTTTAACATTCACATGTGCAGCCGATTTTTGCGAGCAGATATAAAAGTAAGAACCTTCGTATCTGATCAGCTCCTAATATACTCGAGACAGCTCGTGCTTGGCAGTTCTAATGTATTGGCTCCTCTTGGATTGACAGGTCTTTCTGCAGAGCAATTCACAGGCCAAATTCACTCCCAGAGCTGTTGCAAGGATAATGCATGGCATTGCAAGTCCATCCTATCCTTCTACATTCTGGTCTAAAACTCACTTCTGGTACGTAAACAAACTTGATTTGCAGGGTCCGACACAATTTAAAGTGTTCGATCCACTTTCTCGGCAATGCGCTTTTATACAGTATCAAATTCTTCACTGGAAACAAGTTTGAACTGACATGCTAAATCTTCATCACAGGGGAAGATACACAAGTATAGACTTCCAGGTGGTAATGGACGCGGCAAAGGCGGAACTGGTCAATTTTGTGGGGAAGAATGCTGTCTAAGCTGCGTAGAATACAGTTGGGGATCGGATAAGCAAAGTACAGAAGAAAAAGAGTAACACGTTTTTATCAAACCAGCACAGAACTGATGTTTTCTTGCCGTTTCTAGTGCTATGGAAACTGAGTTATGGCAGGTAAGCAGTAAGCTACCATATCTTTCATTCCCCGTGGGTGGAAAGATGCTTGGGTAGAGGCTTCCGTGCCGTGTCACTCGTATGACCAAGACACAAAGGGAAACAGAGATCTTCCGTGTAAACGGGGTATATCCCCGTTTCTCCCAATCAGTCAGACGAGAGGGATATGGAGTtgccccaaaaaataaaatttgcctTTTAGTTGGCTCATTCTAGTTTATACCACGTGATGGTGTTAAATATGAATAATCTTATGGAATTACGATATGATGAATGTGAAtttttacaaaatatattagaatttttgtaaattatattaaatttgaatttgactacactatgatttcaatgtttttaaaattctaattgacaACATTTGATTCTGAAgtcttttaaaattcttttaaatCTTAATTTGATTACACCTCAAATGATTGGAACCCAAATTTGTGGAACTTGTTTAGAGAAAAGTTTAGGAATTTTGTTCAAAAGTGAGACTTTTAAAAAATAACGTTAGTGTTAATTTATGTATCATCATtctataaaaactaaaaaaatatgaagagtAATCATCCATTGGATAAGAATCAGGAAGGGAGCTGTATTATGACACATTGGGAATTGGGTATATTCTTCCCAAATGTTTCACCAACAAGGAAGCGTCttcatttaaaaacaaataaataaaaaattatttctcaCGAGTCAAGAAAAAGGCAAAGACAGCCGCGAGCTAGTGATTCAgtaataaataatgaattacgagatttttttaaaattaaaaactggaGATTTTGGGTTCAAAACCCGCCACTGGTCTGGGAGTCAGACTTGTGGCCAGGAAGGCTGAAATACCTGTGTCTTTCTGACTCCCGAAATAGATAAATAACCGTAACTTGCCATTAGTtgccttaaaaaataaaaaataaaaaataaaaaaaataaaaggggcAAAGACCGTTAGTTACATAGAT from Pyrus communis chromosome 4, drPyrComm1.1, whole genome shotgun sequence harbors:
- the LOC137732538 gene encoding ATP-dependent DNA helicase Q-like 5, encoding MESDSDSDGSHISATPPRHTRPSLPPQPPSTNPKRQPAPNRKPPPPKPKPSILSSRTSRLRYRPSSKSKPISEPETPSSEPTRPDPPPDPSPLLLPNLPYQICRWPSDPSRAIPTVDSSDTLLAPQGRHLFQSPSFSKIRRTSIDFDSFQDDEPPLSSSAPKPDPTAAIGGSDSSAPNRVPPDPKREAAAAKSGVSAIAVKKRFNLIGGNVPSAPVKFRSSGAEGNFVKLNLNRGKRKFVNRRGNSSSSGRRKFYRKGKRKLKAVDENDGETIGEEDELVADAIAEQQIRKQDSKRPKFDSESFEEAVLMTRNDPSEDNLVKLLRLTYGYELFRDGQLEAIKMVLEGKSTMLVLPTGAGKSLCYQLPSLILPGVTLVVSPLIALMIDQLKQLPHMIRGGLICSNQRPEEASETIRLLQQGELKVLFVSPERFLNAEFLSIFSANTVVSLVVVDEAHCVSEWSHNFRPSYMRLRACFLHAKLNVNCILAMTATATATTLGSVMSALEIPPTNLIQKAILRDNLQLSVSLSGNRMKDLLLLIKSTSFKDVQSIIIYCKFQFETEMISRYLCDNNISGKSYHSGIPAKDRSRVQELFFSNKIRVVVATVAFGMGLDKRDIGAVIHYTLPESLEEYVQEIGRAGRDGRLSHCHLYYDDSTYFKLRSLMYSDGVDEYMVNKFLCQVFTSDENSHGKVCSLVKETASRKFDMKEEVMLTLLTQLELGEVQYLHLLPELNVTCTLNFHNTSPALLAGKDAFVAAILKKSETKQGQYVFDIPTVANSIGVTATVLSNHLQILKLKGEVTYELKDQAYCFTIVEAPADLCSLSAHLTKWLSEVESCKVRKLDAMFNAAVFAVNSCEKTQGCCDAQHTQCLQKKIIEYFDGDDNSEVPNTMGKSSRFLRADIKVFLQSNSQAKFTPRAVARIMHGIASPSYPSTFWSKTHFWGRYTSIDFQVVMDAAKAELVNFVGKNAV